The Candidatus Hydrogenedentota bacterium sequence CGTCCGCCGCGGAAGCCATCGACGCGATCAAGACCGAGCCCTGCGACCTGTTGCTGACCGACCTGAAAATGCCCGGCATGGACGGACTCGAACTGCTGCGCGCAACGAAGCGGGTCAATCAGGAAATCGAGGTGGTCGTGATGACCGCGCACGCCACGATTTCCACCGCCGTCACCGCGATGAAGGAGGGCGCGGTCGACTACCTGCAAAAGCCCTTCGACAAGGACGAACTGCTGCTGGTCGCGGCCAACGCCCTGGAACGCGGCGAACTGCGCCGCCAGAACCGCGAACTGCGGCAACTCGTGACCGACACCGTGTCGCTCGGCAATATCGTCGGCGATTGTGAGCCCATGCGGCAGGTGTTCGACCGCGTGCAGCGCGCGGTGCGTGTCACCAGCACGGTGCTGATACTCGGCGAGTCCGGCACGGGAAAGGAACTCGTGGCGCGACACATCCATTTCGCCGGGCCGCGGCAGAAGAAGTCCTTTGTCGTCGTCAATTGCGCGGCGATCCCGGACAATCTGGTGGAATCGGAGCTGTTTGGGCATGAAAAGGGGGCGTTCACCGGCGCGGAGACCGCGCGGGCGGGCAAATTCGAGACCGCCGATGGCGGGACGATCTTCCTGGACGAGATCGGCGACATGCAGTTGCCGAGTCAGGCCAAATTGTTGCGCGTGCTGCAGGACGGCTGCGCCGAGCGCGTGGGCGCGACCCAGCCGCGCAAGGTGGACGTGCGCGTGATCGTGGCGACCAATTGCGACCTCCGCAGACGGGTCGAGGAAGGCGCCTTCCGGGAGGATCTCTATTTCCGCCTCGACGTGCTGACCATCAAACTGCCGCCGCTGCGCGACCGCATCCAGGACCTGCCCCTGCTCGTGGCGCATTTCCGCGAGAAGCTGAAGCGGAAACTGGGTCTGGAGGCGGCCCCCGCCATCGACGCGGCGGTCATCGATGTATTCCGCCGCTACCGCTGGCCGGGCAACGTGCGCGAACTGGAACACACCCT is a genomic window containing:
- a CDS encoding sigma-54-dependent Fis family transcriptional regulator → MKAKIIVVEDDAVQRDIIAQILEQRGYAVRRTASAAEAIDAIKTEPCDLLLTDLKMPGMDGLELLRATKRVNQEIEVVVMTAHATISTAVTAMKEGAVDYLQKPFDKDELLLVAANALERGELRRQNRELRQLVTDTVSLGNIVGDCEPMRQVFDRVQRAVRVTSTVLILGESGTGKELVARHIHFAGPRQKKSFVVVNCAAIPDNLVESELFGHEKGAFTGAETARAGKFETADGGTIFLDEIGDMQLPSQAKLLRVLQDGCAERVGATQPRKVDVRVIVATNCDLRRRVEEGAFREDLYFRLDVLTIKLPPLRDRIQDLPLLVAHFREKLKRKLGLEAAPAIDAAVIDVFRRYRWPGNVRELEHTLEQLFILADRGPITTAMLPDKFREPAPLPAAWVLPPGGIVLEDLEQDLIRQALHASGGRIKEAAELLGISYKTLQYRLKKHEIDRNVE